The Eubacterium ventriosum genome includes the window TATTCATTGCATCGTCTTTTTTGTCTTTTTTCAGAAGACTATAAACTGTTTTTATATGATGATTAGTATCATGTAATAATGTAATATATCTGTCATTAGCCACATTTACTTTTTTGTAACTTTCCAGTTCCATTTTCTGTTCCATAACAGTTCTACGATTTTTCTCTTTTTCAACTAAAATTTTGGCATACCTATTATAGCCATAAAATATTGCTGCATTTCCGATTAACATACAAAAGAAAAAGATTATTAACACACTTTTTGCTAAACTATTCTCCGTAAAATCAATACGACAGAATACTACAGAAAACATTATACCTAAACACGATAACGGCGTAAGTATATACAGACAAAAAGTTTTTCCGTCCATCATCTCTGATTCTTTTGAGGAAAATTGCTTAATAATTTCAAAAACAATAAAAGTCACCATTTTTACAATAATGGTTAACACAAATGCTGATGGTTCATTTACCATACTACTCTCAATAAGTTCTTTAGATGTGATATTTAAAACCGCTACGATGATTAATTCTGTTCCAAGTATAACAATTGTTCCAATCAATGTTCCAAACAATTTCTTAAAGACGTTACCGTTAAAAGCTACAATTGCTAATACAAAATAAACTACCGGTACACATATCAGATTCAATATTGTATTATCAATACTGTTTATTGCAAAAATGATTAATGCAAACACTAAAATTATAAATATATTATTTCTGCTTTTTCTTGGCTTGTTTTTCAAAAAATTATTGTAAAAACCAAATAGCATCCAAATTTCAAATATACACACCATTAAACGAAACATTAATATAATAATATCTTTCATACACCGTCCTATCTATATTTTCTTTCAAAATATAATGTCATCTTTTCTTTTAATTCTTTGCTTCTTGATCTTGATACAGAAAGTATTTCATCTGTAACCATCTGTATTTCGTCTTTGTTTTGTTTTTTTATATGTTTTAGATTAACAATATAGCTATTATGTGCATATGCAAAATGATAGTCTTTAAGAACTTCATAAATTTTGTCTATGCTATATTTACAGGAATATATTTTTTCTTCAGTATCCTTTTCACTATATGTATGTATTTTTGTTCCTCTTCTAGCAATACAAACGTATACAATTTCATGCGGTTGTACTTGCAAATAGTGTTTGCCATCATAACATACTAATGCAGGTTCATCATTATTCGCCTTGATGTGCTCAAATATTTCTTTAAACTCCATAAGCATTTTACTTTTTGAATATTCCTTTAATAAAAACCTAAATGGCGCTACCTTGATATTCTCTGGAGATGGTTTATATATTCCCGAACAAAATACTAGCGTAGTATTTTTATACCTTTTCCTCAATTCTATAGAAACTTTATTCCCATCCATTTCTTTCATTTGAATGTCTAAGATGACTAAATCTAAATCATACCTATTATCCATATCAAAAAGAAATTCTTCACCTGATAAATATTCAAATATGTTTACTTCATTCAATAAATTTAATTCTCTGATAATTTCTTTTACAAATTCTATAAATCCTTTGTCATCATCACATATGGCCATATTATACATCGTTCCGCCCCCCCCCCTCAATCAATTTGTTGCCTTTTTCATTTTTTCTTCAATCTTTCCTACTAAAACTGCTATTATTACTATACTGTGTGCAAATAATATAATTAAAGAATAAGTATATTGTCTATATATCACAAATACTGACATCAAGCAACATTCAATTATCCATATACAGATAGTTTTTCTCGTATATACTTTCTTTTCTTTTAGGGTAAGAGGCTTGTTTATATTCTGTACTGGAGCCATAAGCAATATAACACTCAAA containing:
- a CDS encoding LytR/AlgR family response regulator transcription factor, with translation MYNMAICDDDKGFIEFVKEIIRELNLLNEVNIFEYLSGEEFLFDMDNRYDLDLVILDIQMKEMDGNKVSIELRKRYKNTTLVFCSGIYKPSPENIKVAPFRFLLKEYSKSKMLMEFKEIFEHIKANNDEPALVCYDGKHYLQVQPHEIVYVCIARRGTKIHTYSEKDTEEKIYSCKYSIDKIYEVLKDYHFAYAHNSYIVNLKHIKKQNKDEIQMVTDEILSVSRSRSKELKEKMTLYFERKYR
- a CDS encoding sensor histidine kinase; this translates as MKDIIILMFRLMVCIFEIWMLFGFYNNFLKNKPRKSRNNIFIILVFALIIFAINSIDNTILNLICVPVVYFVLAIVAFNGNVFKKLFGTLIGTIVILGTELIIVAVLNITSKELIESSMVNEPSAFVLTIIVKMVTFIVFEIIKQFSSKESEMMDGKTFCLYILTPLSCLGIMFSVVFCRIDFTENSLAKSVLIIFFFCMLIGNAAIFYGYNRYAKILVEKEKNRRTVMEQKMELESYKKVNVANDRYITLLHDTNHHIKTVYSLLKKDKKDDAMNMLSKLFDKYEKAEMIEYSGNTILNTILSDYKEKSSKENIECDIFVERGFNIEYVDEIDLVAMLSNLLSNSYEAAAKSDMKKIRIQMFMQNDGSFSVIKIENSYTSMIVEEDSVLKTTKQNKEFHGLGIKSVQQIAEKYNGWLSSTWSDNVFKSVLILENSMC